A section of the Bacillus sp. HSf4 genome encodes:
- a CDS encoding acyl-CoA dehydrogenase family protein, which yields MSGGCRVGSVFVKNEKQQEWLSKIGKLADEFAKTSAYYDEHALFPTEHIQKLRDSGYTALTVGKDYGGEGISLYDMLLFQERLAKGDGPTALSIGWHLSVMGELAEGNSWGREVFTMVSEEALKGALVNRAASEAQTGSPTRGGRPGTNAVRKESGWVVSGRKTFTTMSPVLDYFLVTAWIEEKQTVGVFLIHKDTEGVTIEETWDMIAMRGTGSHDLVLTDVFLDDSMLVELQTNKRTDKLNGWLLHIPAVYLGIAQAARDYAVQFAEDYTPNSLKGPIKEVPAVQRHIGEMDLELMKARHFLYHVAELYDDPKRRGLLTGELGAVKHAATNTAIAVVDKAMRVVGAKSLARTNPLQRYYRDVRAGLHNPPMDDATISRLAGLAFSE from the coding sequence ATGTCAGGAGGGTGCCGTGTGGGCTCAGTATTTGTAAAAAATGAAAAACAGCAGGAATGGCTTAGTAAAATCGGAAAGCTTGCCGATGAATTTGCGAAAACGTCGGCCTATTATGATGAACATGCTCTGTTTCCGACAGAACATATTCAAAAGCTCCGTGATTCAGGCTATACGGCTTTGACTGTCGGCAAAGACTACGGAGGAGAAGGCATTTCGCTTTATGATATGCTGCTGTTTCAGGAAAGGCTGGCAAAAGGGGACGGACCGACGGCTCTCAGCATCGGCTGGCACTTGAGCGTCATGGGTGAGCTGGCGGAAGGAAACAGCTGGGGTCGTGAAGTGTTCACAATGGTTTCTGAAGAAGCGCTGAAGGGTGCGCTTGTCAACAGAGCGGCCAGCGAAGCGCAGACAGGCAGTCCGACAAGAGGCGGCCGTCCGGGAACGAATGCGGTCAGAAAAGAAAGCGGCTGGGTTGTCAGCGGCAGGAAAACCTTTACGACAATGTCTCCTGTTCTTGATTATTTTCTTGTCACCGCCTGGATTGAAGAAAAACAAACGGTCGGCGTCTTTTTGATTCATAAGGACACAGAAGGCGTAACGATCGAAGAAACATGGGATATGATCGCGATGAGAGGAACCGGGAGCCATGATCTCGTCCTGACTGATGTCTTTTTGGACGATTCCATGCTTGTGGAACTGCAGACGAACAAAAGAACGGATAAACTCAACGGCTGGCTTTTGCACATACCGGCCGTCTACCTTGGCATCGCGCAAGCAGCGAGAGACTATGCCGTCCAATTTGCGGAGGATTATACGCCAAACAGTCTAAAAGGACCGATTAAAGAAGTGCCCGCAGTTCAGCGGCATATCGGTGAAATGGATCTGGAACTGATGAAGGCGCGCCATTTTTTGTATCATGTCGCAGAACTTTACGATGACCCTAAACGCCGAGGCTTATTGACGGGGGAACTTGGAGCTGTCAAACACGCGGCGACAAACACGGCGATTGCTGTCGTAGACAAGGCGATGCGGGTTGTCGGAGCGAAAAGCCTTGCAAGAACAAACCCGCTTCAAAGATACTACCGCGACGTTCGGGCCGGCCTTCACAACCCGCCGATGGATGATGCGACAATCAGCAGGCTTGCCGGACTCGCATTTAGTGAATAA
- the fbpB gene encoding Fur-regulated basic protein FbpB, with protein MTKRKIKPYHQLVEEYKKEIIHSPKQMDMIYEKIDRRHENSILSVSKDKQA; from the coding sequence ATGACAAAGCGAAAAATAAAACCTTATCATCAGCTTGTCGAAGAATACAAGAAGGAAATCATCCACAGTCCTAAACAAATGGATATGATTTATGAAAAAATCGACCGCAGACATGAAAACAGCATCCTTTCTGTTTCCAAAGACAAGCAAGCATAA
- a CDS encoding Fur-regulated basic protein FbpA, producing the protein MAPQLAEAVESRKKQLIQRLIQLGIYKKEERHLYELTLSELESEYRSLKKGG; encoded by the coding sequence ATGGCCCCTCAATTAGCAGAAGCAGTGGAATCAAGAAAAAAACAGTTAATACAGCGGTTAATCCAGCTTGGTATATACAAAAAAGAAGAACGCCATCTTTATGAATTGACTTTAAGCGAGCTTGAAAGCGAATACCGATCATTAAAGAAAGGCGGATAA
- a CDS encoding thioredoxin family protein, with product MKKITTEAQFNELIQSDKEIIVKFFADWCPDCTRMNMFIGDILDAYQDNDWYELNKDDLPELADKYQVMGIPSLLIFKNGEKTGHLHSANAKTPEEVNEFLSEHIS from the coding sequence TTGAAAAAAATCACAACTGAAGCACAATTTAATGAACTGATCCAATCCGATAAAGAAATCATCGTGAAGTTTTTCGCCGACTGGTGTCCTGACTGCACCCGCATGAACATGTTCATCGGCGACATCCTTGACGCTTATCAGGACAATGACTGGTATGAACTGAACAAAGATGATCTTCCGGAGCTTGCCGACAAATATCAAGTCATGGGCATTCCGAGCCTTTTAATCTTCAAAAACGGAGAAAAAACAGGCCACCTTCACAGCGCAAACGCCAAGACGCCTGAAGAAGTGAACGAATTTTTATCAGAACACATAAGCTAA
- a CDS encoding D-alanine--D-alanine ligase, with the protein MKTRLGLVYGGKSAEHNVSLQTALAVTKALDTEKFDIHPIYITEQGEWVRGPQLTEPVSNVKMLQFEQTGRTFSPALLNRDMFPGQSDAKEESVDVVFPLLHGPNGEDGTIQGMLELLNVPYVGNGVLASSAGMDKVVMKHLFAQAGLDQAKYASFVKKSWNEAKEESYDQVEEKLGYPCFVKPANLGSSVGISKCRNRDELDKAFELAFQYDRKIVVEEGVIGREIEIGVLGNDDPACSVAGEIAPKKDFYDYKAKYEDGDTDLIIPASLTEDEYETISAMAVKAFQAIDGSGLVRADFFLTNEGKVLINEVNTMPGFTPFSMFPLLWKQAGVDYAELIEKLVALAIERHEEKQQIKHTF; encoded by the coding sequence TTGAAGACAAGATTAGGATTGGTATACGGCGGGAAATCAGCGGAGCATAACGTTTCCCTGCAAACCGCACTAGCCGTCACGAAAGCGTTGGATACTGAAAAATTTGATATACATCCGATTTATATAACTGAACAAGGCGAATGGGTCAGGGGGCCGCAGCTGACAGAGCCTGTGTCAAACGTTAAAATGCTGCAGTTCGAGCAGACGGGCCGGACGTTCTCGCCTGCCCTTTTAAACCGCGACATGTTTCCGGGGCAGTCTGATGCCAAAGAAGAATCTGTCGATGTTGTGTTTCCGCTTTTGCACGGACCGAATGGAGAAGACGGCACCATTCAAGGCATGCTGGAACTGCTGAATGTTCCTTACGTCGGAAATGGGGTTTTGGCTTCTTCTGCTGGTATGGATAAAGTGGTCATGAAGCACCTGTTTGCACAAGCGGGGCTTGATCAGGCGAAATACGCTTCCTTTGTGAAAAAAAGCTGGAATGAAGCGAAGGAAGAGAGCTATGATCAGGTTGAAGAGAAGCTGGGCTATCCGTGCTTTGTCAAACCGGCAAACCTCGGGTCAAGCGTCGGCATCAGCAAATGCCGGAACCGTGACGAGCTTGATAAAGCTTTTGAGCTTGCTTTTCAATATGACCGGAAAATCGTTGTTGAGGAAGGTGTGATCGGCCGCGAAATTGAAATCGGCGTTCTCGGAAATGATGATCCGGCTTGTTCAGTCGCGGGCGAAATCGCTCCGAAGAAAGACTTTTACGACTACAAAGCAAAATATGAAGACGGTGACACCGATTTGATCATCCCGGCTTCTTTAACAGAAGATGAATATGAAACAATCAGCGCCATGGCGGTTAAAGCTTTTCAGGCGATTGATGGTTCAGGCCTTGTCAGAGCCGACTTCTTCTTGACAAATGAAGGGAAGGTGCTGATCAATGAGGTCAATACGATGCCCGGATTTACACCGTTCAGCATGTTTCCGCTCTTATGGAAGCAAGCAGGAGTCGACTATGCTGAATTGATCGAAAAGCTCGTCGCTTTGGCGATCGAGCGCCATGAAGAAAAACAGCAGATTAAACATACTTTTTAA
- the murF gene encoding UDP-N-acetylmuramoyl-tripeptide--D-alanyl-D-alanine ligase, producing MIKRTVKEMAEMAGGRLLDENFGGRLVKGVSTDSRKLATDQLFIPLTGERFNGHAFVEQAFREGVAAVLWNRSEPNPPEGKAVIIVDDTLEALQNLAKAYRHQLDVKVVGVTGSNGKTTTKDMIHAVLGTEYKVHKTEGNYNNHIGLPLTILAMPEDTEIAVLEMGMSAKGEIDFLTRLARPDIAVITNIGESHLLELGSREAIAEAKLEIVNGLSNEGTLIYIGDEPLLSNQLNQTPYHTKTFGEGAALDYQLEDVNQSEEGTAFRVRGIETRFFIPVLGKHNVKNALAAIAAGDLLKVSRPHIAEGLTKLKVTGMRLELVKTKAGVAVINDAYNASPTSMKAAIELVEQMKGYGKKMLVLGDMLELGEGEKVFHEEIGKAIHPEAVDFVFAYGDLGAYIAKGAMKHFPEHRVFHFGKEDKDSLKEALKAKANAGDLILVKASRGMRLEETIKDL from the coding sequence ATGATAAAAAGAACGGTAAAAGAAATGGCTGAAATGGCGGGAGGCCGCCTGCTCGATGAAAATTTCGGCGGAAGGCTCGTCAAAGGCGTCTCAACAGATTCAAGAAAGCTGGCGACAGACCAGTTGTTTATTCCGCTGACAGGTGAGCGATTCAACGGCCACGCTTTTGTAGAACAGGCCTTTCGCGAGGGTGTTGCCGCGGTTTTGTGGAACCGAAGCGAACCGAATCCGCCGGAAGGAAAAGCGGTCATCATCGTCGATGATACGCTCGAAGCACTGCAAAACCTCGCCAAAGCGTATCGCCATCAGCTTGATGTCAAAGTGGTCGGCGTAACCGGCTCAAACGGGAAAACGACAACGAAGGATATGATTCATGCCGTTTTGGGAACGGAGTATAAAGTGCATAAAACAGAAGGAAATTATAACAATCATATCGGTTTGCCGCTTACGATACTGGCGATGCCGGAAGATACGGAAATCGCCGTTCTCGAGATGGGGATGAGCGCCAAAGGAGAAATCGATTTTCTGACCCGCCTGGCGCGACCGGATATTGCCGTCATCACCAACATCGGTGAATCGCATCTCCTTGAACTCGGATCAAGGGAAGCGATCGCCGAAGCAAAGCTTGAGATCGTCAACGGTCTTTCAAATGAAGGCACATTGATTTATATCGGTGATGAGCCGCTTCTGTCCAATCAGCTTAATCAGACTCCGTACCATACAAAGACGTTTGGCGAGGGTGCGGCTTTGGATTATCAGCTGGAGGATGTCAACCAGTCGGAAGAAGGAACTGCTTTCCGCGTCAGAGGCATTGAAACCCGCTTTTTTATACCTGTTCTCGGCAAGCACAATGTCAAAAACGCGCTGGCGGCCATTGCGGCAGGGGACTTGTTGAAAGTCAGCCGCCCGCACATTGCCGAAGGGCTGACAAAGCTGAAGGTCACGGGGATGCGGCTTGAGCTCGTGAAAACGAAGGCCGGCGTTGCCGTCATTAATGATGCCTACAATGCAAGCCCGACATCGATGAAAGCAGCGATTGAGCTGGTGGAGCAAATGAAGGGCTACGGCAAAAAAATGCTCGTTCTTGGCGATATGCTTGAGCTTGGCGAAGGGGAAAAAGTTTTTCACGAAGAAATCGGGAAAGCGATTCACCCGGAAGCGGTCGACTTTGTATTTGCATACGGAGACCTCGGGGCATATATTGCCAAAGGAGCAATGAAGCATTTTCCTGAGCACCGCGTCTTCCATTTTGGAAAAGAGGATAAAGACAGTCTCAAGGAAGCGCTGAAAGCAAAAGCGAACGCCGGAGACTTAATTCTTGTCAAAGCGTCAAGAGGGATGCGGCTTGAGGAAACGATAAAAGACTTGTAA
- a CDS encoding alpha/beta fold hydrolase yields the protein MIGCLCIHGFTGAPYEVEPLAAHLKKATGWHVELITLPGHGDMPALKGVSYQEWIACAEVELVRLLKTCETVCLIGFSMGGMIAAYLAGKYPVSRLVLLSAAAQYISPGQLIQDLKNVIKDSFQGKLEDNLLYKRYKEKLTSTPVSSALQFRKLVKATKPALKNLRIPVLIVQGECDAIVPLSSAYYLYETIPSEEKELCLLPDSKHHVCLEENPASLFQTVETFLKHGL from the coding sequence ATGATCGGATGTTTATGCATTCATGGTTTTACCGGAGCTCCGTACGAGGTTGAACCGCTGGCTGCCCACTTAAAAAAAGCGACCGGCTGGCATGTTGAACTGATCACTCTGCCGGGACATGGAGATATGCCGGCTTTAAAAGGCGTCAGTTACCAGGAATGGATAGCCTGCGCTGAAGTTGAGCTCGTCCGTCTTCTTAAAACATGTGAAACCGTATGTTTAATCGGCTTTTCGATGGGCGGAATGATAGCCGCCTATTTGGCGGGAAAGTACCCTGTCAGCCGCCTCGTGCTTTTGAGCGCGGCTGCCCAATATATCAGCCCCGGACAGCTGATTCAGGATCTGAAGAATGTGATCAAGGATTCATTCCAAGGCAAGCTTGAGGATAATCTGCTGTACAAAAGGTACAAAGAAAAGCTGACAAGCACACCGGTTTCCTCGGCTCTCCAGTTTCGCAAGCTGGTCAAAGCGACAAAACCGGCTTTGAAAAACCTGCGCATCCCTGTGCTCATCGTCCAGGGGGAATGCGATGCCATCGTCCCTTTATCAAGCGCCTATTATTTGTATGAGACGATTCCTTCCGAGGAAAAAGAACTTTGCCTTTTGCCGGATTCCAAGCATCATGTCTGCCTTGAAGAAAACCCCGCATCCCTGTTTCAAACCGTGGAAACATTTCTCAAGCATGGGCTCTGA
- a CDS encoding DEAD/DEAH box helicase, giving the protein MTITFQDFQLSSDLTKAIERMGFEEATPIQAQTIPLGLANKDVIGQAQTGTGKTAAFGIPLVEKIDPESPNIQAIVIAPTRELAIQVSEELYKIGKDKRARVLPIYGGQDIGRQIRALKKNPHIIVGTPGRLIDHINRRTMRLQTVNTVVLDEADEMLNMGFIEDIESILSNVPEDHQTLLFSATMPAPIKRIAERFMNEPEHIKVKAKEMTVSNIQQFYLEVHERKKFDTLTRLLDIQSPELAIVFGRTKRRVDELTEALNLRGYTAEGIHGDLTQAKRMVALRKFKQGAIEVLVATDVAARGLDISGVTHVYNFDVPQDPESYVHRIGRTGRAGKTGMAMTFITPREKDMLRAIEQTTKRKMDRMKAPTLDEAIEGQQQVTVDRIRTIIDENNLNFYMSAAAELLEDHDSVTVVAAAIKMMTKEPDNTPIRLTEEAPLRTKRNKNNHHRSSKRRDGGGYRGKGKNSRSSYDKKRSSNDRRQKKSYHS; this is encoded by the coding sequence TTGACTATAACGTTTCAAGATTTCCAATTAAGTTCTGATCTCACTAAAGCGATTGAGCGTATGGGATTTGAAGAAGCAACACCGATTCAAGCGCAAACGATTCCGCTTGGCCTTGCAAATAAAGATGTCATCGGACAAGCGCAAACAGGAACAGGAAAAACGGCTGCATTTGGCATCCCCCTTGTTGAGAAAATCGACCCCGAGTCTCCTAACATTCAAGCCATTGTTATCGCACCTACTCGTGAATTAGCCATTCAAGTTTCTGAAGAGCTATACAAAATCGGAAAAGATAAGCGTGCACGAGTGCTGCCAATTTACGGAGGACAGGATATCGGCCGGCAAATTCGCGCACTTAAGAAAAATCCTCACATCATCGTCGGAACTCCGGGCCGTCTGATCGACCATATCAACCGCCGCACGATGCGCCTGCAAACGGTCAACACCGTTGTGCTTGACGAGGCGGATGAAATGCTGAACATGGGATTCATCGAGGATATCGAATCGATTCTTTCCAATGTGCCTGAAGACCATCAGACACTGCTGTTTTCCGCAACAATGCCGGCGCCGATTAAGCGGATTGCCGAGCGTTTTATGAACGAACCTGAGCACATTAAAGTAAAAGCAAAGGAAATGACGGTATCAAACATTCAGCAATTCTACCTTGAAGTGCATGAACGGAAAAAGTTTGATACACTGACGCGTCTGCTCGACATTCAGTCGCCTGAGCTTGCGATCGTATTCGGCCGCACGAAACGCCGTGTTGATGAACTGACGGAGGCGTTGAACCTGCGCGGCTATACGGCTGAAGGAATTCACGGAGATTTAACACAGGCAAAGCGGATGGTCGCCCTCCGCAAATTCAAGCAAGGCGCAATTGAAGTGCTTGTTGCAACAGACGTCGCCGCCCGCGGTTTGGACATTTCCGGTGTCACACACGTCTACAACTTCGATGTCCCTCAAGATCCGGAAAGCTATGTACACCGCATCGGAAGAACGGGACGCGCGGGTAAAACGGGTATGGCGATGACCTTCATCACACCGCGTGAAAAGGATATGCTGCGCGCCATCGAACAAACGACAAAACGCAAAATGGACCGGATGAAAGCGCCGACTCTTGACGAGGCGATTGAAGGACAACAGCAGGTGACTGTTGACCGCATCCGCACGATTATTGACGAAAACAATCTGAACTTCTATATGTCCGCGGCTGCGGAGCTGCTTGAAGACCATGATTCTGTCACGGTCGTGGCGGCTGCCATCAAAATGATGACAAAAGAGCCGGATAATACGCCTATTCGCTTAACAGAGGAGGCGCCGCTCAGAACGAAGCGGAACAAAAACAACCACCACCGTTCATCTAAGCGCAGAGACGGCGGCGGATACAGAGGAAAAGGAAAGAACAGCCGTTCATCCTATGATAAAAAGCGTTCTTCTAATGACAGACGCCAGAAAAAATCATATCATTCTTAA
- a CDS encoding PH domain-containing protein, with protein sequence MRNEPKNQISRDGVKVWRISAIITSFILFLTAAGLTVLCVVFQWPLWIGILAGAVWLILSIFTIWIIPNLRHKIWRYEVHENEIDIQHGIFVVTRVIVPMVRVQHVDTSQGPLLRKYNLASVQISTAATTHSIPALDMEEADQLRDFISRLARVTEDDV encoded by the coding sequence TTGAGAAATGAACCGAAAAATCAAATCAGCCGTGATGGCGTAAAAGTATGGAGAATTTCCGCAATCATCACATCATTCATTTTATTTCTGACAGCCGCCGGTTTGACCGTGCTTTGCGTGGTTTTTCAGTGGCCTTTATGGATCGGGATTTTGGCAGGCGCCGTATGGCTGATCCTTTCCATTTTCACCATATGGATTATCCCGAATCTCCGCCACAAAATATGGCGCTATGAAGTCCATGAGAATGAAATTGATATTCAGCACGGGATTTTCGTCGTGACGCGCGTGATCGTGCCGATGGTCAGGGTTCAGCATGTTGATACATCACAAGGGCCGCTGCTGAGAAAATACAATCTCGCTTCAGTGCAAATTTCAACAGCGGCGACAACCCATTCAATCCCGGCTCTCGATATGGAAGAAGCCGATCAGCTCAGGGATTTCATCTCCCGTTTGGCAAGGGTGACAGAAGATGATGTCTGA
- a CDS encoding PH domain-containing protein, with protein MMSEPKRMHPAAMILNFFTGLVETVKNYIIPFGVAFFLNQNHLVKMIAIAAGVLIFLFLIASSIIKWRKFTYRIEEDELRIEEGLITRKKRYIPIERIQTINTSAGLIQQMFKLVKLQVETAGDGKEAEVSLVAITQEEADNIQQVLFDRKREITGIATGEAGLQKEAVEKVEEAPQAPELTYKMSGQELLVAASTSSGIGVIISGVFAFITQIDDVFNLDWLYERFSFLNSAGAAVIGLVVFIGLVIAWLLSVIGMLLKYANFTIVRKNKDIIISRGLIEKHQTTIPLQRIQAIKIKESLIRQPFGYATVTIVSAGGSAMEEDKSTVLFPIIKKKQIKKHLCDFLPDYAPEEELNRLPKRSMRRYLLRASWPVLAVIPLSIFLSPWGYLSILLIPLFWIIGYLAYRDAGWKISGDRLIVSSRFISRTTAVVKRRRMQVFEVSRSFFQRRRKLVSIHTSTKSSILMEKFSVADVDQKDSEEIFAWYSYEKRVTGQ; from the coding sequence ATGATGTCTGAACCGAAGCGTATGCACCCGGCAGCCATGATTCTCAATTTTTTTACCGGGCTTGTTGAAACCGTTAAGAATTATATCATTCCTTTTGGTGTGGCCTTTTTCTTAAATCAAAACCATCTTGTCAAAATGATAGCGATCGCTGCGGGTGTGCTGATTTTCCTTTTTTTGATTGCAAGCAGCATAATCAAATGGCGGAAATTCACCTATCGGATTGAGGAGGATGAACTGCGGATCGAGGAAGGTCTGATCACCAGAAAGAAAAGGTACATTCCGATTGAGCGCATTCAAACGATCAACACGAGCGCGGGTCTCATCCAGCAAATGTTTAAGCTTGTCAAGCTTCAGGTCGAAACGGCCGGTGACGGCAAAGAAGCGGAAGTGTCCCTTGTCGCCATCACACAGGAAGAAGCTGACAATATCCAGCAGGTTCTGTTTGACAGGAAGCGGGAAATAACAGGTATTGCAACAGGTGAAGCAGGACTGCAAAAAGAGGCTGTCGAGAAAGTGGAAGAAGCACCGCAGGCACCTGAGCTGACATATAAAATGAGCGGGCAGGAGCTTCTCGTCGCCGCCTCGACTTCAAGCGGCATCGGCGTGATCATTTCAGGGGTTTTCGCCTTTATTACTCAAATCGACGATGTTTTCAATTTGGACTGGCTGTATGAGCGTTTTTCTTTTTTGAACAGCGCCGGGGCCGCCGTCATCGGACTGGTCGTCTTCATCGGACTGGTCATCGCCTGGCTGCTCAGCGTCATCGGGATGCTTTTAAAATATGCGAATTTCACGATCGTGAGAAAAAACAAAGACATTATCATTTCCCGGGGGCTGATCGAAAAGCATCAAACGACCATTCCGCTGCAGCGTATTCAGGCGATTAAAATAAAAGAAAGCCTGATCAGGCAGCCGTTCGGCTATGCAACCGTCACAATCGTCAGCGCCGGCGGAAGCGCGATGGAAGAGGACAAATCAACCGTCTTGTTTCCGATCATCAAGAAAAAACAGATCAAAAAACATCTTTGTGATTTTCTTCCGGATTATGCTCCTGAAGAAGAATTGAACCGTTTGCCGAAGCGGTCGATGAGAAGGTATTTGCTGCGCGCGTCCTGGCCTGTTCTCGCGGTGATTCCCCTCAGCATATTTCTGTCGCCATGGGGGTATTTATCCATCCTGTTGATCCCTCTTTTTTGGATCATCGGCTACTTGGCTTACCGTGATGCCGGATGGAAAATCAGCGGTGACAGGCTGATCGTGTCCTCCCGCTTCATCAGCAGGACGACAGCCGTCGTCAAGCGCCGGCGCATGCAGGTTTTTGAGGTCAGCCGTTCGTTTTTTCAGCGCAGAAGAAAGCTTGTTTCCATTCATACATCAACAAAATCATCCATTTTAATGGAGAAGTTTTCTGTAGCTGATGTGGATCAGAAAGATTCGGAAGAGATTTTTGCTTGGTATTCCTATGAAAAAAGAGTGACCGGTCAATAG
- a CDS encoding rhomboid family intramembrane serine protease, with protein MFIRTENFQTFIRLFPVTTAILALQLAIWILFIIPLPGVQMWSDALIGFNWGIANGEWWRLTTPIFIHGGFAHLLFNSMSLFLFAPGLERMLGKLRFIIIYLAAGVAGNIGTFFIEPLEYMHVGASGAIFGLFGVYLYIALFKKELMGRENSQIIVTILAVSVLMTFINQNINIMAHIFGLIGGFALSPLLVKKKSGGY; from the coding sequence ATGTTTATCAGAACAGAAAATTTTCAGACGTTTATCAGGCTTTTTCCGGTGACGACCGCTATATTGGCCCTGCAGCTTGCCATCTGGATTCTTTTTATCATCCCTCTTCCCGGTGTGCAAATGTGGTCCGATGCCTTGATCGGATTTAACTGGGGCATTGCCAACGGCGAATGGTGGCGGCTGACAACGCCGATTTTCATTCACGGGGGTTTTGCGCACCTGCTCTTCAACTCGATGTCGCTGTTTTTATTTGCACCCGGACTTGAGCGGATGCTGGGCAAGCTAAGATTCATCATCATTTATCTAGCAGCCGGTGTGGCCGGCAATATCGGCACCTTTTTCATCGAGCCTCTTGAGTATATGCATGTCGGGGCTTCCGGAGCCATCTTCGGCTTGTTCGGCGTTTATTTATACATCGCGCTGTTTAAAAAAGAGCTGATGGGCAGAGAAAATTCGCAAATCATTGTGACCATTCTTGCCGTTTCTGTTTTGATGACGTTTATCAATCAAAACATTAACATCATGGCTCACATTTTTGGCCTGATCGGCGGATTTGCGCTTTCACCGCTGCTCGTCAAAAAAAAGAGTGGCGGCTATTGA
- a CDS encoding outer membrane lipoprotein carrier protein LolA, with the protein MKKVRKSFVLLLTGLLVVFMLSACGQKSQEDVVTGLDKKAKEYTSYKAKAKMTIETGNEPQEYNVEIWHKKPSFYRVYLENPKKDQSQVILRNENGVFVLTPSLNKSFRFHSDWPNNSSQVYLFESLVKDIKNDGEASFSAKDSKYTFETKTNYQHNQMLPTQEIVFNKKNMAPQSVKVMDTDRKTMVKVEFTSFEFNKPFDKDSFDEKKNMTLSQIDVATSAEPSDTFAVKTPLDVPQGAKKLEEKEITTDDGKRVIITYGGEKSFTLIQEKARVAKTSTAVTMNGEPVNLGFTVGVLTDKSVSWTYDGVDYFISSEDLSQDELLMVAKSMQGQSSK; encoded by the coding sequence TTGAAAAAGGTGAGAAAAAGCTTTGTTTTGCTTTTAACGGGGCTGCTTGTCGTCTTTATGCTTTCTGCCTGCGGCCAAAAATCGCAAGAAGATGTTGTGACGGGGCTCGATAAGAAGGCAAAAGAATACACGTCCTATAAGGCAAAAGCAAAAATGACGATCGAAACGGGCAATGAACCGCAAGAGTATAATGTGGAGATCTGGCATAAAAAACCTTCTTTTTACCGGGTCTACTTGGAAAACCCGAAAAAAGACCAAAGCCAGGTGATTTTGCGAAATGAAAACGGCGTGTTTGTCTTGACGCCATCCTTGAACAAAAGCTTCCGTTTTCATAGCGATTGGCCAAACAACAGCAGCCAGGTCTATTTGTTTGAATCACTCGTAAAAGACATCAAAAACGATGGAGAAGCTTCCTTTTCAGCAAAGGACTCAAAGTATACTTTTGAAACGAAGACAAACTATCAGCATAATCAGATGCTCCCCACACAAGAAATCGTATTCAATAAGAAAAACATGGCCCCTCAATCGGTGAAGGTGATGGATACAGACCGAAAAACAATGGTAAAGGTTGAATTCACAAGCTTTGAATTTAATAAACCTTTTGATAAAGACTCTTTCGATGAAAAGAAAAATATGACGCTTTCTCAAATAGATGTGGCGACAAGCGCTGAGCCGTCGGACACATTCGCCGTCAAAACGCCGCTTGATGTACCGCAGGGCGCAAAAAAACTTGAAGAAAAGGAAATCACGACAGATGACGGCAAAAGAGTCATCATCACATACGGCGGAGAAAAATCGTTCACTTTAATCCAGGAAAAAGCCCGCGTCGCCAAAACTTCGACAGCGGTTACCATGAACGGTGAACCGGTCAACCTCGGATTTACAGTCGGTGTTTTAACAGACAAATCAGTTTCTTGGACATATGACGGAGTCGATTATTTCATCTCATCAGAGGACCTCTCCCAGGATGAGCTTCTGATGGTTGCCAAAAGCATGCAGGGTCAATCGTCCAAGTAA